A DNA window from Streptomyces canus contains the following coding sequences:
- a CDS encoding UPF0182 family membrane protein: MRVGRPSRRARTLLMTLGVLAVLGMAFTMFAGFWTDWLWYRSVNYSSVFTTTLWTKIGLFFVFGVLMALAVGFNIWLAHRLRPPLSAMSMEQQNLDRYRMGIAPYKRWLLLGIVSLVGLIAGASASSQWRTWLMWVNGVSFGQKDPQFHLDISFYTFDLPWYRFLLGFGFAAAILSVIAAALTHYLYGGLRITSPGARATAAATGHLSVLLGVFVALKAVAYWLDRYGLAVKSSDFKATDSWTGLRYVDANAYLPAKTILFCIAVICALLFFATLWRRTWQLPVIGFGLMVLSAILIGGLYPAIVQKFQVQPNEQAKEAPYVTKNLKATREAYGIDDTQVTEYDGKPTTTDKTKLRDDIDATASIRVVDPNVVSPTFQQLQQMRNYYAFPTNLDVDRYSKDGKNAGDQDTVIGLRELNLAGIPKNNWINDHFRYTHGYGVVAAKGTEADAEGRPVFTESNLPSKGDLGTYQQRVYYGEKTTEYSIVGGPQKEIDYSDDDGEKTYSYKAKSGVNLSNPVNRAAYAVAFSEPQILYSGAIGEGSRILYNRTPKQRVEAVAPWLTIDGDAYPAVVNGKIQWIVDAYTTTNGYPYSSRTTLGDTTADSLTATNNSRAVVAQQNQVNYIRNSVKATVDAYTGEVKLYQWDTKDPVLKTWMKAFPGTVEPKKDISTDLMAHLRYPQDLFKVQRELLARYHVEDADTFLSGSEVWQVPDDPTNKSGDAVPPYYLSMKMPDQPAQAFSLTTTFTPNGRDNLSAFMSVDAEAGTSDYGKIRILKLPTNTTVNGPKQVQSQFNSEQDIAETISLLNRGDSNVEYGNLLTVPLDGGLLYVEPVYVRGGGLKYPLLRKVLVTYGGNTAFEDTLDEALNKVFGADGSTTQPPDDDGGTTKPPPASGNPTVQQALDDAQKAFDAGQEALKKGDWEAYGRAQKDLEDALKRAEDAQAAADKSGGSSAKPSGSPSPSGSPSPRSSPSSSPSASPSG; encoded by the coding sequence ATGAGAGTGGGCCGCCCGTCCCGGCGCGCCCGGACCCTGCTCATGACGCTGGGCGTCCTTGCCGTTCTCGGCATGGCGTTCACCATGTTCGCGGGTTTCTGGACGGACTGGCTCTGGTACCGGTCGGTGAACTACTCGTCCGTGTTCACCACCACGCTGTGGACCAAGATCGGGCTGTTCTTCGTCTTCGGTGTGCTGATGGCCCTCGCGGTCGGCTTCAACATCTGGCTGGCCCACCGGCTGCGCCCGCCGCTGAGCGCCATGTCCATGGAGCAGCAGAACCTCGATCGCTACCGGATGGGCATCGCGCCCTACAAGAGGTGGCTGCTGCTGGGGATCGTCTCCCTGGTGGGCCTGATCGCCGGCGCCTCCGCCTCCAGTCAGTGGCGGACCTGGCTGATGTGGGTCAACGGCGTCTCCTTCGGCCAGAAGGACCCGCAGTTCCACCTCGACATCTCCTTCTACACCTTCGACCTGCCCTGGTACCGGTTCCTGCTCGGCTTCGGCTTCGCGGCAGCGATCCTCTCGGTGATCGCCGCCGCGCTCACTCACTACCTGTACGGCGGTCTCAGGATCACCTCCCCGGGCGCGCGGGCCACGGCCGCCGCGACCGGGCACCTGTCGGTGCTGCTCGGCGTCTTCGTCGCCCTGAAGGCGGTCGCGTACTGGCTCGACCGGTACGGCCTCGCGGTCAAGTCCAGCGACTTCAAGGCGACCGACAGCTGGACGGGCCTCAGGTACGTCGACGCGAACGCCTATCTGCCGGCCAAGACGATCCTGTTCTGCATCGCCGTCATCTGCGCCCTGCTGTTCTTCGCCACCCTGTGGCGGCGCACCTGGCAGCTGCCCGTGATCGGCTTCGGTCTGATGGTGCTCTCGGCGATCCTGATCGGCGGGCTCTATCCCGCGATCGTCCAGAAGTTCCAGGTCCAGCCGAACGAGCAGGCCAAGGAAGCGCCGTACGTCACGAAGAACCTCAAGGCGACGCGTGAGGCGTACGGCATCGATGACACCCAGGTCACCGAGTACGACGGCAAGCCCACCACCACCGACAAGACCAAGCTGCGCGACGACATCGACGCCACGGCGAGCATCCGGGTCGTGGACCCCAACGTGGTCTCGCCGACGTTCCAGCAGCTCCAGCAGATGCGGAACTACTACGCGTTCCCGACGAACCTGGACGTCGACCGCTACAGCAAGGACGGCAAGAACGCCGGAGATCAGGACACGGTCATCGGTCTGCGCGAGCTGAACCTCGCCGGCATCCCGAAGAACAACTGGATCAACGACCACTTCCGCTACACCCACGGTTACGGCGTGGTCGCCGCGAAGGGCACCGAGGCCGACGCCGAGGGCCGCCCGGTCTTCACCGAGTCCAACCTGCCGTCCAAGGGCGACCTCGGGACGTACCAGCAGCGCGTCTACTACGGCGAGAAGACCACCGAGTACTCGATCGTCGGCGGCCCCCAGAAGGAGATCGACTACTCCGACGACGACGGTGAGAAGACCTACAGCTACAAGGCCAAGAGCGGGGTCAACCTCTCCAACCCGGTCAACCGGGCCGCGTACGCGGTGGCGTTCAGCGAGCCGCAGATCCTCTACTCCGGAGCGATCGGCGAGGGCTCGAGGATCCTGTACAACCGCACGCCCAAGCAGCGCGTCGAGGCGGTCGCCCCCTGGCTGACCATCGACGGCGACGCCTATCCGGCGGTGGTGAACGGCAAGATCCAGTGGATCGTCGACGCGTACACGACGACGAACGGCTACCCGTACTCCTCCCGCACGACCCTCGGTGACACGACGGCCGACTCGCTGACCGCGACCAACAACTCTCGCGCGGTGGTGGCCCAGCAGAACCAGGTCAACTACATCCGCAACTCGGTGAAGGCGACCGTCGACGCGTACACCGGCGAGGTCAAGCTCTACCAGTGGGACACCAAGGACCCGGTCCTCAAGACCTGGATGAAGGCGTTCCCGGGCACGGTGGAGCCGAAGAAGGACATCTCCACCGACCTGATGGCTCATCTGCGGTACCCACAGGACCTGTTCAAGGTCCAGCGTGAGCTGCTGGCGCGCTATCACGTCGAGGACGCGGACACCTTCCTCAGCGGCAGCGAGGTGTGGCAGGTGCCGGACGACCCGACCAACAAGTCGGGCGACGCGGTACCGCCGTACTACCTGAGCATGAAGATGCCCGACCAGCCGGCACAGGCGTTCTCGCTCACGACGACGTTCACGCCCAACGGCCGGGACAACCTCAGCGCGTTCATGTCGGTCGACGCCGAGGCGGGCACCAGCGACTACGGCAAGATCAGAATCCTGAAACTGCCGACCAACACCACGGTCAACGGGCCCAAACAGGTGCAGAGCCAGTTCAACTCCGAACAGGACATCGCCGAGACCATCAGCCTCCTCAACAGAGGCGACTCCAATGTGGAGTACGGCAATCTCCTGACGGTGCCGCTCGACGGAGGACTGCTCTATGTGGAGCCGGTCTACGTACGCGGTGGTGGACTCAAGTACCCGCTGCTGCGGAAGGTGTTGGTGACCTACGGCGGCAACACGGCCTTCGAGGACACCCTCGACGAAGCCCTGAACAAGGTCTTCGGCGCGGACGGTTCGACGACCCAGCCACCGGATGACGACGGCGGGACCACCAAGCCGCCGCCGGCCTCCGGCAACCCGACGGTCCAACAGGCGCTGGACGACGCCCAGAAGGCCTTCGACGCCGGCCAGGAAGCCCTGAAGAAGGGCGACTGGGAGGCGTACGGCCGGGCCCAGAAGGATCTGGAGGACGCGCTCAAGCGGGCCGAGGACGCGCAGGCCGCGGCGGACAAGAGCGGCGGCAGCAGCGCGAAGCCCAGTGGCAGCCCGAGTCCCAGCGGCAGTCCGAGCCCCAGGAGCAGTCCCAGCAGTAGTCCGAGCGCCAGTCCGAGCGGCTGA
- a CDS encoding tetratricopeptide repeat protein, whose translation MDVMGDKATLLETGRFVQPADFSESTGDLSQPMDRDETGEAAEEARQRLAAQTGDVEAMSVLGALLLRRGDLDGAEPHLRAATAAGDRAAANNLGVLLHQRGYAEDAAGWWRIAAVAGSAAAAHALGRHHRERGDEPAAEYWLRQSAEQGHALGAYALADLLEHRGDTGAEQWMRIAAERGHREAAYRLARALDRRLGPEGDVGDDHGAGAEAEQWYRQAAARGHRRAALHLGAILERRGALKEAGRWYLTSAKDGEARAACALGFLLRDAGDTESAAVWWLRAAQDGDGNAANALGALHAERGESQTAERWYRAAMDAGDDNGAYNLGLLCAEQARTAQAEQWYRRAAYAGHREAANALAILLLQGGDTAGAEPWFSKAAEAGSVDAAFNLGILFAGRGEEAVALRWYERAAAAGHTEAALQVGIARLRDGDETEAERHLRCAAGGGSAEAAYRLATVLDARRPPVPAHSLGEPVHAGKSECEEWYERAASQGHRRAQVRVGMLAAARGDVVEAARWYREAAEAGSRNGAFNLGLLLAREGSDPEAAVWWTRAADAGHGRAALRLALVYARRGELAEGQRWADRAVALGPAEVSERAARLRDALREELSA comes from the coding sequence ATGGACGTTATGGGGGACAAGGCAACTCTGTTGGAGACAGGGCGTTTTGTGCAGCCTGCCGATTTTTCGGAGTCGACGGGCGACTTGTCGCAGCCCATGGACCGGGACGAGACCGGGGAGGCTGCCGAGGAGGCACGTCAGCGCCTTGCCGCGCAGACCGGTGACGTCGAGGCGATGAGCGTCCTCGGCGCCCTCCTGCTGCGCCGCGGCGACCTCGACGGAGCCGAGCCCCATCTGCGTGCCGCCACCGCCGCGGGCGACCGGGCCGCCGCCAACAACCTGGGTGTCCTGCTGCACCAGCGCGGTTACGCCGAGGACGCCGCCGGCTGGTGGCGGATCGCCGCCGTCGCCGGATCCGCCGCGGCCGCGCACGCGCTGGGACGCCACCACCGTGAGCGGGGCGACGAGCCCGCCGCCGAGTACTGGCTGCGCCAGTCCGCCGAGCAGGGGCACGCGCTGGGTGCCTACGCGCTCGCCGACCTGCTGGAGCACCGCGGGGACACGGGCGCCGAGCAGTGGATGCGGATCGCCGCCGAGCGGGGGCACCGGGAGGCTGCCTACCGGCTGGCCCGCGCGCTCGACCGCCGGCTGGGTCCCGAGGGGGACGTCGGGGACGACCACGGTGCGGGGGCCGAGGCCGAGCAGTGGTACCGGCAGGCCGCCGCGCGGGGGCACCGCCGGGCGGCGCTGCATCTCGGGGCGATACTGGAGCGGCGCGGTGCACTCAAGGAGGCCGGGCGCTGGTATCTGACGTCCGCCAAGGACGGGGAGGCGCGGGCCGCCTGCGCCCTCGGGTTCCTGCTGAGGGACGCCGGTGACACCGAGAGCGCCGCCGTGTGGTGGCTGCGCGCCGCCCAGGACGGGGACGGCAACGCGGCCAACGCGCTGGGCGCCCTGCACGCCGAGCGCGGCGAGTCGCAGACCGCCGAGCGCTGGTACCGGGCGGCGATGGACGCCGGTGACGACAACGGCGCGTACAACCTGGGGCTGCTCTGCGCCGAACAGGCGCGGACCGCGCAGGCCGAACAGTGGTACCGGCGGGCCGCGTACGCGGGGCACCGGGAGGCGGCCAACGCGCTCGCCATTCTGCTGCTCCAGGGCGGGGACACAGCCGGGGCGGAGCCCTGGTTCTCCAAGGCCGCGGAGGCCGGGAGCGTCGACGCCGCGTTCAACCTCGGGATCCTGTTCGCCGGGCGGGGCGAGGAAGCTGTCGCTCTGCGGTGGTACGAGCGGGCGGCTGCCGCCGGACACACCGAGGCCGCGCTGCAGGTCGGCATCGCCCGGCTGCGGGACGGGGACGAGACCGAGGCCGAGCGGCACCTGCGGTGTGCGGCGGGGGGCGGCAGCGCGGAGGCCGCGTACCGGCTGGCGACCGTGCTGGACGCCCGGCGGCCGCCGGTGCCCGCGCACTCGCTCGGTGAGCCGGTGCACGCGGGGAAGAGCGAGTGCGAGGAGTGGTACGAGCGGGCGGCCTCCCAGGGGCACCGGCGCGCTCAGGTGCGGGTGGGCATGCTCGCCGCCGCTCGGGGTGATGTCGTGGAGGCGGCCCGGTGGTACCGGGAGGCCGCGGAGGCGGGGTCCCGGAACGGAGCCTTCAATCTGGGGCTGCTGCTCGCCAGGGAGGGCAGTGACCCGGAGGCCGCCGTGTGGTGGACCCGGGCGGCCGACGCGGGGCACGGGCGGGCGGCGTTGCGATTGGCCCTCGTCTACGCGCGTCGGGGGGAGCTGGCCGAAGGGCAGCGGTGGGCTGATCGGGCGGTGGCTCTGGGGCCGGCCGAGGTGTCCGAGCGGGCTGCTCGGCTGCGGGACGCGTTGCGTGAGGAGCTGTCGGCGTAG